CTACTTTTCACAATTATtcaaaatgacaataaaatagaTACTATAGccgtaaattaatttgttaaaaaacaatgatGTTTGGGTTttgatatcaaaataataagaGCTGTCTCGCCCGCAATATcgtgacataatatttttaagtgctATTATTATACGGATTCGATTCCCGTGCACAATACCACATTGGTTGCAGACAAGGGAATTGAAGAGAGGGTATTGGAAATGCAATTCGATACAACAATGATATGTTCACATAAAACCCTATTCCCTGTATGCGAGTCTGTGAGTCCCTGCAGAGAGGAATGGAGTGTTCGCTCGAGACGGTCGGACGCACAAATCAATGTAATGTGGTGCAAAGCAATCCAAATGAGAAGCCCGTCTAGACTGCGGGCCTTACATCGCAgcttaattaataaaatcaaacGGATCGGACCGATGTGTTCGACAACCTAGTCGACAGTACGACTCCGTACCGCAAACCTCTTCACTCAAATGCCAATTAAATTGTCGGCACTTTGCAAGTGCTTTTTTTTATCTACCTACTTTATATAGAAAATACGGTTAAAATGTACTAAACTATACCTACAGGCTATAATTGATCACGCTCTCATTGTAGCGTTGGATCtgtttataaaaacttaaaatgtatttgatCTCAGTCAAAAAGAAGGTTACGATTACGATCCTTGAACTCGAGTTCATAGCTCCTGTTTGACCTTCTTTTGGAAAGATTATGAACTCGAATGAGATTTATAAGTTAGGGGTCTGAGGTCGAATAAGCAATTCTTATAATAATGCCTACGTAGGTATTAATAAGTTAAACCATTCATTTGCCTACAATAAAAACGAATTAAGGTAACTTAAGCGaaataatcatcttttatatgtaggtatttcactAGGTACTGATATTTAATTGCACAAATTACCACTATCATTTTATTCGCTAAACATTACATTGTTCTACCATGTTATAAGAGACTGCAAATAACAATGTGTTGGCCGAATTACTGCTTAACAACGGTTAAAATGATAGTTAAGATTGTTAACGTAGCTACTAATACTACCATTATCTAAAATTAGCAATAAGTTATTGTTGTTTATGCCGCTATTTTGGGTGTACGCCATTTATGAATGGAGGGAGGCCGATAGGTCTGATCGGTTGCTTGGCAACGCGTCCCTCTCCGAGACTCGCATTGACCCTGAGGTCGCGTATCCCGATGTATTCCCCTGTGCTAGCATGTTACCAAATTTTTCTGCACGATAAATTTATCGTAACAGAAAgagtatatacctacctacttattagatttttatttcaaatcattATCCTACTTACTTAAGACATTTCAttcattttgttaattttcttaGTTTGGGTACAAAGTTCACTAGATAACGTTGGAATGGGAATTGTAATTGTAATCTATCGATATGCTGCTTAAAAATTGATAAAGTTTATGTAATACTTACTTTGATTGATATGTTAGtgttagggctgatttttcaatcatcagttaacttctatctgaggaataaatatggcggtttgacatattttccatacaaaagctgtcaaaacgttaaaaatattcctcagatagaagttatctggcgaatgaaaaatcagcccttagttaaataaaattacaaggtAAAACTTGTTAGCAATGGCTCtgctagcgccatctattgacaAGATAAACACACGTTCTGAATACTAGTTGGTTCTGTAAGTTGTTGAAAGATGTCGCAACAATCGCATTAAAGTTTTCATTTAAAGCATCTAAATATAGAGTTAAATTGTACAATGATGTGCAATTGTTACTttactatttaattattgttaccGTCATACCCAGTTTTATAAGCTTTATGACCATGGTTTACATCTAACTATCATGAATTATGACGCTCGTTATTTGGTTCAACTAAAAATTATAGATGTCGCTGTGTACAATCCAGTAGTAAAATTTAATAACATTTCTAGTCCACCATGGATTACTAACATTCATCTGTTTTAATTTTAGCATACTTATTGATTCAATCATGTTTAAATTACCGAAATATAACCAATTGGCCTAATTTTGAATTTGCTCTTTGATGTAATCACAATATTTGCCCTCACAGTCATGTGACGAGGTGGCCGAGTGGTTAAGGCGTTGGACTGCTAATCCAATGTGCTCTGCACGCGTGGGTTCGAATCCCATCCTCGTCGATATCTTTTGCTTTTTTTCTGCAAGTTACTAGTAAAATAATTAGTAATTCCCGCTATACATTTTCCGATACTAATGTAAACCGAGGAATTTACGGTAAAAGTGGTTGgaaaaccatatttttttcgttcATACTGAGTAATATCAGTCTGATCAGGTGCTAGTCTGTTTGTAATCAGGTGTTATCTGTAATCGCTAGCGAAAACAGATATCAGCATCGTATGGCTATCATTTGTTACGAATTTATCTAGACCTGTTTTCATTATCTTATCGTGTACCTGGCACCCTTTATTTTACAAGTTGGCTAGTATTGGGCGCGCCTTTACTAGACAAGGTTTTCAAAACTGTGTTTTAGTGTAATTTAAATTAGTGTTTGACTGTTAATCCTGGTGGTGATTAATTGGACATGTGATTATTGgacaaataattaaatttcgCAAGTGCTTTCAGTTTGGACAAAGAGTTTGATACGGTGATTATCTCGAATGTAAGTTCTTATCTATGTGTACTAAATTTATATTGTAAGGCATGTGAAGGATAAATTAGATCAGGTCAGAGCTGTCTATGGCATATCACTGGGTACAACTTTGATGAGTAGTATTGCGTGGCGAGGCAGTAATTTGCTAGGTAATCGCCTCGCCGTATGCATAACTGTCGGTATTAATTTAAGCTCGAGATAATTGCTACCTATATCACATTGCCTTTGGTATGTTGTTGCTCCTTGTAACTTAGAGGATGCTAAAGGCATGTCTCCATATCTTAGTGCTCATTTGTTACCATAAGGAAAATTATAGTGAATGGACCCATTGAAGAAACCGGGTCCTCATTCATGGACATGCAACCGGTGCAAATTGCAATGTAATTACCCTAACGCAGTCTCTTTGTCACAATGCTAACTTTCAAATACTCTTTTCACTTATTCACGGAAAAAACTATTCTTTGATACTGTGCTGATATGAAAGAGTGACTCACGCAGTACAGCGAGCATTTCTGGGAACCAATGTTGTTTTGTATGTTCACTGACCACTGCACTTGGAATATAATTGTTGAAGACAATATGGTGTCGGTCAAAATTCCTTTAATTGCAGACTTAGGTATTTTACTTAGCTATTTTAATAAACCGTTAAATAACAACGTCaactacaaaattttattagtaataggtacatataagtTTACCGCCAGATAGAAAGTGAAGGTTTAGGCTTTCTTGGCTTGACTCTGGAATTTACTGGATTATATTGATACTGAATTTACTGGTGGATGGAGTAAGAAATCGTATTGTTAGTAAGAAGTTCAAAATTGGCACTGATTAGGTCCAAAGAAGTCAAGAAGCTATATTGTTGGAACTGTCATTGTAGGATCGAGTTGTAAAGAAGGTCTAGAGCATAAACGTGAATGGATAGAGAGCACTTGAAGGGGGAACTAAAGAAACGATTGATGGATTGAGTGACAGGTAATGAGGCTTGAGAGTCGCTTGTGAGCTAGACAGTCAGAGAAGTATTTATGAAAGAAGATGACATGTTGCATCGACACCAAATGAAATTATATTGGAATTAGATAAATGACAGTAGAAGGAGGAACTTTTGTTTTGGGAAAGCTAGGTATATCTAGTAGTAACTGAAGTCTATGACAATAACAGGATCTAGATACTTAACAATCAATTCTCAGTAAAttcgaaaatatttaacaacatAGATTATGTTAAACAGTGCCAAAGTACTTCAGAAATAATTCATATGTGATTCATGAAATACCCTATCAGTACCTTTATAAAATAGCTGTCGTTATCAAAAGTAGAACGAACAAACACATAGGTAGttacaatataattttgattgcaTTTACCGATAAGGATAACCTTAGAACTAGGTACATCATATTTCAGTATTTAGGtactattttttattgataaaaaagttGTGGAAGAGGAGAAAGTTTTTCTGATTAGGTGTACACGCTATGAAATTAAATTTCATTCATTGAGTAAATGCTCACATTAGCACCTGATAAAGTCACGTAGCTTATAAATCATAagaataaagtacctacatacatttaccATTGACTCTATCACGAGTTTAACAGATTATATACTTGTCAATGAACCTCTAGGTCTTCTTTGAttgttttagttagtaagtGTCTGAAAAAGATATAGAAAAAATCTACTgcctattaaaaattatttggtatcttaaaacattatttattctaataaaacaaatgcaagtacatatttaaattaattattattatttaataaagttgtacctttgaaatataaataaatatgtggtGCTAGATTTTAAACAAGTAACTTAGTTAATTCCTTGCCTATTATTGCCTAGGTTATCTACAGGTAACATTCTTCAGCATGATTCACTTAAAAACATCAACATTGTTTAAGGATTTTAATTTTCTCGACCGCTCCCTGAAACCGCTGATAAAATCGTCGTAACATACCACGCTGGAATCGTCACCGATATTCATATCTTAATCTACGTTTTATAGCTTCAACAAAACATTTAGTTACGAATTAATACAAAAGATTTATCATGTGACATTTTGTACTTTATAATGCTGctcattttatttcttaatcgGCGTAGACAACAGAAATAGAGGTAAAACAGTACATTTATTGttgatataatttttcagatACCAACATGTATTGGTTACCAGTTGTTTTGGTAGCCATGGTGGgcggcgcgcacgcgcagcAGACGGCTCAGACCAGGGTTGCAGACACACTCAGCGAGTGCTACAGGGACCCGTTACTTGTGAACAGGAACAACTTGCCTCCAGTCACAGTCCCCGTTCTCATTGACATCATAAGGAAAGTAGAAGACAACCCTAATGTCAATATGGATTTGAGGCAGCTTGCCGCGATACTTCTTCATACGTAAGTGGTTGATCAATATGCTTTCTACCTAATTACATTAAATTTTTACgtcctttattattttctctttgtttatgtttttcagGTATCGTCAAGATGGTATTGAATTCCATCAGCCCGAAAACTCTATCACTTCTTCGAATGTGCTGCCGTTTGCCCCAACCTTCCATTCGTTCCATCGTCACAGGCTTTTGCTAACCAGACTCATTCCCAATAATCTGCAGGTTTTGGCCAACGACACTCTACCTTCGGTGTTGAAGGtaactttatgtttatttacaaactaaagtaataatatatatttttttatcatattaagatttttttagtatttttttgtagttgTTTAGAGTTAGCTTTCCTGTGTCTCTCTGGatctcaaagattttttttatttcagtgtaCGCTTCATCATATGTTATCAACGACCGTGGATGCAAGAGTACGAGGTGATGAAAATACCTGTTCACAATTGTCTCAATACAGATATTTCAGATCTGCGCGATCCAGGCGTTCTATTAGCGAAGATGTTGAAATTTTGAAACCAGCGGATTTGTAAGTATTGATGTCAACTTACTTTTCACAACAATTATCGTAATGGAGTTCAATTACTTTGCCATAAATTCAGTGTGCACGTTTAGATAGCAACGCCCGTTTATTTGAAACATTAAAATGGCCGTTACAAGTAATCATGAGATATTTGTTTCACAGAATGCCTGTCAACTGTGATGTTAtagtacctacagtttaagtgttttattttccagAAAATCAGCCAACAGAAATGGAAAGATGAGGCGTTACGATCCAAACAACGACGTAGAATTCAGTAATGTGGGCAATGGCGGGTCGCTGTCTGAACGTCAGGTGGCCGAGAGCACCTGCCCACTATTGGGAGGCGTGATCAAAACCGCTTGGGGCGCGGTTTCGGCTGGAAACGTGATCGCGGGTATTGCGGCCGGAGCGCAGCCGCAGCGAGTTAACATACTGGAGTTGGTTAGAGATGCGAATAACGTTAACTACAGAAACGTTCAACAAACCGTGAATTCGCTCTACCCAGCCACTCTTGCTGGTGAGACCTTGTTTTACATATGAGAGGTATGCATTCTCTATTTTTTCAGAATTGTACCTAATTTGGTAATTTCCACTTTTCAGGTGACTTAGCTGAGGCGGTGCTTATTCAAGGCACGGAGCGAGGCAGCACTTCCATATCTATCGGTACTGGTGGCAACTGGAACAGCACACAGGCTCCAAGGCACTTCATGCTCACGAGTCGAACAAACGTTGAGATGACTGACCCTGAAATCCGAGGAGATATCGATGGTTTCGTCCTGGGTAGCACAATTGCTGGACAGTTGAGCACTTTCAGCTCTTTGAGGTTATCACAGCTCTTGGATATGTACTATTCCCAAAGGGTAAGTGGTAATTGGTTTTGCTCTcgcattttcttttaaatagtaCCCTTGCAATGAACAATGGTATTTTTTCAGAATGGCGCCTTCGATTCTAACCTGAGAGCTTGCAATCGCCGCGCATTAATGCAACAGTATGTAACTAATGACAACTTAATCAGCGAAACCCATGCGTTTGCCGCCGCTCTGGACACCAACATGCCTCTCCGAGGAACTATCATTGGAGGTCTGGAACAACTCGTGACGAGTGCCGTTAGTAACTTGCAAACTTACAGTGAGTATTACTACTATTTACGTAATGCATGATGgttgaattaaatattaaaaaaatccatTGAGTATTCGCTGTATGAACAAAATGCTTAGACTTACATTGTTTTTTCAGCTAATACTTTCACTGACATGGACTGCGCGACCACACAGACACAGAGCACTGATTTCCGTCTAAGAACGAACCTGTACATCGCACTAGATTCCTCGTGGTCATACCAACTGATATCACCCGCCATCTCTTACTTAGTAGACTCTATTGAGGTGGGCAAGTTCGGATCTAGTGTTACTTTACTGAGCGCATTTGATGGAAGAGTTATCGTTAACACAACTCACTCTCCAGCTGATTTCTACTCTGCATACAATGCTACCACACACGCATCAAGTAAGTTTAATATacctgttatttatttattattgtatgtacccACGTTTTGTACAAAATTTATTCAAgcttaattaattgtataataatttgtcCTACAGTAATAGCAGGAGTGAATCTGGAAACTAGTTTGACTAACATCAAGGTGCTGTTGCAAGAAACAGCCCTCAATGAGAGCTTGAGAAACTACGTCGGTGGCAACTCTTCGGTTTTAGTATATCTGATTAACACCGGCAACTTGCAGACCACCACCCTGGCCTGGGAACAGGCGCGAGAGATAAACAATACCTTACCTGGTGAGGAAATATGAGTTTGAATCTACACATCTATATTAGAACAATGTAGTTAGGTACTTACCATTTCTTTTTTTCCAGATGTGAGGGTTTTGTATGTGAGCGGAACAAATCAGTTCGATACCCTATGGAGCTACGTTAGAGACATGTATAGTGACATTTTCACTGTAACCCTGAATGCTGCGGGAACTGAATTAGAGAACAGTATGGGTCCTGTTCTTCGCCGGATCCAAAGTGGTAAGTGGATTTAAAGTATAGTCATGTGTATGAAGTAAGGAAGAAAAACTAACTTTACCTTTATCTACTATATCTACCTACCCTATTAATgcaagaatgttttttttacagttGGCAGAAGAATCGTCAACCCAACGTGTGGTTTCTTATTCGAGGGAGGTACCTCTGGCACAAGGCAGTTTGACGACTATGTTGAACCGGGTTACATTAACTTCTACAGGATGAGTGCCAACTACTTCTACGAAAATAATGATAACAGAAAGGTCAGGGTGTCCCGCAGCGGCACGGGAGCAGGAGCTCTCGTAGTCTGTCATTCTCGAACCGTCGTCCATCCCAGGTACCTACTATATCTTATCTCATTTATCGCCTAAGCTAAAGAAATaccattttgataaataaaccgATACATACATTTGATACATATTCCGGACATGAATTTATCGTTCTCGTTCCAAGAATGAGTAAGCTATGTATGACACTAGATATGACAAATGAATCAGTACCAATTCAAGAGGTTTACAAGTTCCGGTGCCTATCGGAAGAAAACATGATAAGGGTCGAGTACCTACGTCTAGCTTACTCCAATAAACAATATCATTCAATTCATATTTTTGCCTTGATATCCTATTTCAGACGCAACGCAACTACATCAACGGTGGCAGAAGACAACACAACGGTGACATGCCAGACACTGAACAGCGGTAATGTGGAGATCAGCCTGCAGAACGCCTGCGACGGCTCATGGTACATCAACGAGTGTGCTCCACTCTACATCTCTGTGCAATCGGACACCGGGGTTGCAGCAGGCTCCTTCGCTAGCGCTACATGCGCAGGTAAGCCACGAAGAGAATTGCAATCTAAAAAAAACAGAACTTTGCATTTTACCGTCTTGTGTTTGTCGTGAATTTAAAATTTGCCGGTTCTGAAATCAGTGAATAGGGTTATCGCATCTTCATCGAGtagtcatttaattttaaaataacacaaatatacGAATGTACCTATagattaagtaattaaaacattCCTTTTTCCACAGATCCAAACATATGCAGGTTCCCCTACGACATCAGATACCAAGTACAAGTAGAGGAGCTAGGATGCTTCAGCGGCGCTAGCAGTATCACAGCTAGCTTCCTCGTCCTACTCACCGCCTTGTACCTCACCTTATgttcttcataaatattttatactactAGAGTTAAACCTACCGATTATTTTTAATACCTTTTAGTTATCtagattattttaaagaatgaCGAAAATGACAACAAGACGTTATTTTAAGAGTATCGCTTCGTTTCTGAAAATATTGCATTTCTATGATTTTACAGTTTTCAGACATaggtatttgtttattatttatattttttcatagatCTATAGTGCCTAAATGCCTAGTGAGAATTTTAATTACAGGGTAGCCATTGTGTTAAATGTTTACATTACCTAAATTCTAATACTAATCGATTTTAGCAATTCATGCATACCTATAGTCTATTGCATattgtaatttagtttattttcaaatattcgaagtaaaataatagttattctTAGAACTTATATGATAAGTCTACGAACGCATTTATTCAGTTTATGTAAGATTGTGCTttcggtttttttttacaaataaatatacttagttaACACAaccagatattt
Above is a window of Helicoverpa zea isolate HzStark_Cry1AcR chromosome 1, ilHelZeax1.1, whole genome shotgun sequence DNA encoding:
- the LOC124634344 gene encoding uncharacterized protein LOC124634344, giving the protein MYWLPVVLVAMVGGAHAQQTAQTRVADTLSECYRDPLLVNRNNLPPVTVPVLIDIIRKVEDNPNVNMDLRQLAAILLHTYRQDGIEFHQPENSITSSNVLPFAPTFHSFHRHRLLLTRLIPNNLQVLANDTLPSVLKCTLHHMLSTTVDARVRGDENTCSQLSQYRYFRSARSRRSISEDVEILKPADLKSANRNGKMRRYDPNNDVEFSNVGNGGSLSERQVAESTCPLLGGVIKTAWGAVSAGNVIAGIAAGAQPQRVNILELVRDANNVNYRNVQQTVNSLYPATLAGDLAEAVLIQGTERGSTSISIGTGGNWNSTQAPRHFMLTSRTNVEMTDPEIRGDIDGFVLGSTIAGQLSTFSSLRLSQLLDMYYSQRNGAFDSNLRACNRRALMQQYVTNDNLISETHAFAAALDTNMPLRGTIIGGLEQLVTSAVSNLQTYTNTFTDMDCATTQTQSTDFRLRTNLYIALDSSWSYQLISPAISYLVDSIEVGKFGSSVTLLSAFDGRVIVNTTHSPADFYSAYNATTHASIIAGVNLETSLTNIKVLLQETALNESLRNYVGGNSSVLVYLINTGNLQTTTLAWEQAREINNTLPDVRVLYVSGTNQFDTLWSYVRDMYSDIFTVTLNAAGTELENSMGPVLRRIQSVGRRIVNPTCGFLFEGGTSGTRQFDDYVEPGYINFYRMSANYFYENNDNRKVRVSRSGTGAGALVVCHSRTVVHPRRNATTSTVAEDNTTVTCQTLNSGNVEISLQNACDGSWYINECAPLYISVQSDTGVAAGSFASATCADPNICRFPYDIRYQVQVEELGCFSGASSITASFLVLLTALYLTLCSS